One Thermicanus aegyptius DSM 12793 DNA segment encodes these proteins:
- the metK gene encoding methionine adenosyltransferase, with translation MSKRYLTAESVCAGHPDKLCDIIADSILEACLRKDKASRVACEVMATKGKIIVAGEISCSEKVNIRDIVKTVLKDVGYNPLKFLIYVYVHNQSVDIAAGVNTALEARNGINEQYGSIGAGDQGTMYGYATKETREMLPLPLVLSHRIVKRLDDCRKGKLIKGILPDGKAQVTVEYEDDTPVRIKTIVISVQHDKNKTQEELKADILNNVLWQCFEDFPFDDETELLVNPSGQFVLGGPAADTGLTGRKIMVDTYGGLASHGGGALCGKDPTKVDRSGAYMARYIAKHIVWCGYAKKCEVSISYAIGKANPVAFTVNTLGTGTVSDEILTIAAQETFNLRPAAIIEKLRLRNVVYSDTAAYGHFNSCLFPWEDVNKYSEFRKAVEKYVDRED, from the coding sequence TGGAAGCATGCCTACGTAAAGATAAGGCATCACGTGTCGCTTGTGAGGTAATGGCAACTAAGGGGAAAATTATCGTGGCGGGCGAGATCTCCTGCAGCGAGAAAGTAAATATTAGAGACATTGTAAAAACTGTACTGAAGGATGTGGGATACAATCCTCTAAAATTTTTGATTTATGTATATGTACATAATCAAAGTGTAGATATTGCGGCTGGTGTGAACACCGCACTGGAAGCACGAAATGGGATAAACGAACAGTACGGTTCTATCGGTGCTGGAGACCAGGGAACTATGTATGGTTATGCTACAAAGGAAACAAGAGAAATGCTTCCCCTACCTCTTGTGCTTTCCCACAGAATCGTAAAGAGACTGGATGATTGTCGCAAAGGAAAACTGATAAAAGGGATTCTTCCTGATGGTAAAGCACAGGTAACAGTGGAGTATGAAGATGACACTCCAGTAAGAATAAAGACGATTGTGATTTCGGTGCAGCATGATAAGAATAAAACACAGGAAGAACTTAAGGCGGATATTCTTAACAATGTCTTATGGCAATGCTTTGAGGATTTCCCTTTTGATGATGAAACAGAACTTCTCGTCAATCCATCTGGTCAGTTTGTTCTTGGTGGACCCGCTGCCGACACGGGTTTGACTGGAAGAAAAATCATGGTCGACACCTATGGAGGGCTTGCATCCCATGGGGGTGGTGCTCTTTGTGGTAAAGACCCAACCAAAGTTGACCGAAGCGGTGCTTACATGGCTCGGTATATTGCCAAGCATATTGTTTGGTGTGGTTATGCAAAGAAGTGTGAAGTGAGTATTTCCTATGCCATTGGTAAGGCAAATCCAGTAGCCTTTACTGTAAATACCCTTGGCACTGGAACTGTTTCTGATGAAATATTAACTATTGCAGCTCAGGAGACTTTCAACTTAAGACCTGCGGCCATCATTGAAAAACTACGTCTTAGAAATGTGGTTTATTCTGACACAGCGGCTTATGGTCACTTTAATAGTTGTCTGTTCCCGTGGGAGGATGTAAATAAATACAGTGAATTTAGAAAGGCGGTGGAAAAGTATGTTGATAGAGAAGATTAA